In Phycisphaerae bacterium, the genomic window GCCGCCTAAGCCGAGCAGGAAAACCGTCGCCGGTTCAGGAACTGTAAAGACCATATCATCGAGATTTACGGCCAACCATTCGCCGTTGTTTTCAAACCGAGCAAAATAAAAAGCCACATCACTTCGCAAACCGATAAACTGGTCTACATTCGTGTTGTTGTTAGTCGGGACTACAACCGAATCCAATAATACTCCATCAATATCGAAGATTGAAAGCGTAGTTGCCGTATAACCATAACCCTGGTCATTTCCAAAGAACGCCCCTAATTCGTAAATCGGTGATGAAAAAATCGCGTTGAGGTGCATGGCCCAAGTTGTAATTGCGGGGAATTTTGCGACTGTTGCAATGACGTTCGGAGGCGAAGTCGTAACATCACCTAAGCTTTGGACATCGTAAAGGAATATATCGTAGCCGTCATCTCTTGAGAATTCAACACCCTTATCAAGATAGCGAGTATTAGCAGCGGCACCTGATGGTCCATCATCAAAGCTGAGGGTTGTTGCAGAATAAATGAACTCAGAAGGGGACATCAACTGAATAATGTCGGCTTCTCCGACAACCGAGACGCTCAACAACGTACCCACCAAACATATAAGAATTTGTTTTTTTAACATCTGCTACCCCTTTCTTCCTTTTTGTTTTTCTAGAATGAAATTTCTTTTTGGTGAAAGCTTGGGAAAAAAGCTGTTCCACCACCACTCCTTTAGAAATAACATATCCGATTAAGGAAAAAATGTCAAGGGAAAAAGGCCTACAAAAAGCAGCTTTTTTTCGCGGAAATCAATAAATAGAAAGTGATACTACTAAAAATATTAACATGCCTTATGAGTTCTGCGATTAAATTTTCGCACCGCCAAGCCGCCTAGGCCGAGCAGGAAAATCGTCGCCGGTTCAGGAACTCCAGCAAGATATTCATCGCCCGCCGCCATAGCTGTAAGAGCTGACATATCAGGAAAACCTACCCCCTTCAGGGAATTCGCATAGTATGTCGCGCCGCTTTGCGATACCCAAAAAAACATATTTTCACCCGTTCCAACCGTGAACTCGGGCAGATAAATATCAAAACTGCCGCTGCCGACAAAATCCAATGTGAGTATGCAGGCCTCAAACGTCTGGGTACTACCTGTATAGTGACTCACCCGTATGCCAAGGTTACCACTTTTTTCACCGTAATCCGTAACGGTGAAAGCCCCGGCCGAAAGCGACACCCAGGCCAGGTTATACGTTGAACCAGGCTCGGTTTCTTCATACAAATCATCCGCAGCAAAAGGCCACAGATAGGTATAAAGGTAAGGATTCGGAGATGTCCATGGGACTGGGGCAAAGCTGACAGATGTTGGGCCGGCAACATCGAAAGTACCGCTTTTGGGAATGCCTCCCAGAGCAATACTGCCGCACAAAGCCGCAATAACTAATATGAAGACGTACCGTCTTTTCATCATTTTCCTCATCCTGAATAATTATAACTCTCTGGCAAAAGGTGCGGTCTTAATTTCAGCTCAGCAGAATTAATAATTAACCAGAACTTGACTGCATTTGGATTAAAAAAGAATTCTCACCCCATTGATCATTAGTATACCTGTTTCGAAGAGAAATGTCAAGAAAAAACCGATAAAAACAGGATTCTTTGCGGGAATTACGGGGATAAGCCCCAAAAGGAAAATTTTACAGATTGTATTCTTTTATCTTCCGATAGAGCGTTCTTTCGCCGATTCCGAGGATTTTGGCGGTTTTTTCGCGGTTGTTACCGGTCTTTGCCAACGTGTCAATAATGGCCTGTTTCTCAAGCTCACTGAGCGTGCGGTCCTGTTTTGGCCGGCCGGCTGTCAACTGCCGCACCTGATATATTTCGGGG contains:
- a CDS encoding PEP-CTERM sorting domain-containing protein, whose protein sequence is MLKKQILICLVGTLLSVSVVGEADIIQLMSPSEFIYSATTLSFDDGPSGAAANTRYLDKGVEFSRDDGYDIFLYDVQSLGDVTTSPPNVIATVAKFPAITTWAMHLNAIFSSPIYELGAFFGNDQGYGYTATTLSIFDIDGVLLDSVVVPTNNNTNVDQFIGLRSDVAFYFARFENNGEWLAVNLDDMVFTVPEPATVFLLGLGGLAIIRKSSLKHKTKSIKP
- a CDS encoding PEP-CTERM sorting domain-containing protein, with the protein product MMKRRYVFILVIAALCGSIALGGIPKSGTFDVAGPTSVSFAPVPWTSPNPYLYTYLWPFAADDLYEETEPGSTYNLAWVSLSAGAFTVTDYGEKSGNLGIRVSHYTGSTQTFEACILTLDFVGSGSFDIYLPEFTVGTGENMFFWVSQSGATYYANSLKGVGFPDMSALTAMAAGDEYLAGVPEPATIFLLGLGGLAVRKFNRRTHKAC